A single region of the Pontibacter kalidii genome encodes:
- the ruvX gene encoding Holliday junction resolvase RuvX, with translation MGRILGIDYGTKRVGLAATDTLQIIASPLETVHAQDVLSYLKAYVQREPVEAFVLGMPKRLSGEATDNTQHVVGFQRRLLKEFPAIPVHLVDERFTSKIAQQTMLAGGLRKKARQDKATVDRISAVIILQSYLESRNI, from the coding sequence ATGGGCAGAATTTTAGGGATTGACTACGGCACAAAGCGGGTGGGGCTGGCCGCTACGGACACGCTCCAGATCATCGCAAGCCCCTTAGAAACCGTTCATGCCCAGGATGTGTTGTCTTACCTGAAGGCCTATGTGCAGCGCGAGCCCGTGGAGGCTTTTGTGCTGGGGATGCCCAAGCGCCTTTCGGGCGAGGCCACCGACAATACGCAGCACGTGGTGGGCTTCCAGCGCAGGCTGCTGAAGGAGTTCCCGGCCATCCCGGTGCACCTGGTGGACGAGCGCTTCACCTCCAAGATCGCGCAGCAGACCATGCTGGCCGGAGGGCTGCGGAAGAAGGCCCGCCAAGACAAGGCAACCGTGGACCGCATCAGCGCCGTTATCATTTTACAGTCGTATTTAGAAAGCAGAAACATATGA
- the def gene encoding peptide deformylase, protein MIYPITAYGDPVLKEPAQDIPKDFPELKELVEDMYATMYHAHGVGLAAPQISKGIRLFVIDSEPMMDDEDKGKGVKKAFINPEIVEEDGEEWGFEEGCLSIPGVREVVYRPERIVIRYFDENWNEHEDTYDGMTARVIQHEYDHIEGILFTDYLSGLKKRLIKNKLAKISKGEVDADYKMRFPEMSKRR, encoded by the coding sequence ATGATTTACCCAATTACCGCCTACGGAGACCCGGTTCTGAAGGAGCCGGCGCAGGACATCCCGAAGGATTTTCCAGAGCTGAAAGAGCTCGTTGAAGATATGTACGCCACCATGTACCACGCCCACGGCGTTGGACTGGCCGCCCCGCAGATCAGCAAGGGCATCCGCCTGTTTGTGATCGATTCGGAGCCGATGATGGACGATGAGGACAAGGGCAAGGGCGTGAAGAAGGCTTTTATCAACCCGGAGATTGTGGAGGAAGACGGCGAAGAGTGGGGCTTTGAAGAAGGCTGCCTGAGCATACCCGGCGTACGCGAGGTGGTATACCGCCCGGAGCGCATCGTGATCCGCTACTTCGACGAGAACTGGAACGAGCACGAGGACACTTACGATGGCATGACCGCCCGCGTGATCCAGCACGAGTACGACCACATCGAGGGCATCCTGTTCACCGATTATCTCTCTGGCCTGAAGAAGCGCCTGATCAAGAACAAGCTAGCCAAGATTTCGAAAGGCGAAGTGGACGCTGACTACAAGATGCGCTTCCCGGAAATGAGCAAGAGGCGCTAG